In a genomic window of Variovorax paradoxus:
- a CDS encoding twin-arginine translocation pathway signal: MPSRRTLLLGAPPVLAGLLASPALLLTACANAPTAMPSLADRPPIVFVHGNGDSAALWQTTLWRFESNGWPRARLFAFDQPLPLARDDDAVAQAGRSSTAESAAFLKEKVEQVLRATGATRVVLIGNSRGGNTIRNYVQNGGGAAVVSHVVLGGNPAHGIWAVPGLRENNEFSGLSPFMRQLNAPKGPNGDEVTPGVKWLTLRSDNNDKYAQPDGLWIGSPGKPTNIGFDGPALKGATNTVLPRVDHRETSFSPAAFAATWRFLTGEAPRSLEIAREANVVLDGRAIGAENQSLAGAQVLVYAVDPATGRRLGEPVHRKTVGADGRWGPFSARPDAAYEFVLDTQASVTHVYRSPFPRGSSLVNLRLDPIVPADGSANAVAVFTRPRGYFDAQRDTMRFDGKSPPAGVPPKGAGVSSSRLRETGSEPQRAVTGEFNGERLTGLTWPAVKGHVTVLELTY, encoded by the coding sequence ATGCCATCCCGCCGCACCCTCCTCCTCGGCGCGCCGCCGGTCCTCGCCGGGCTGCTCGCCTCCCCCGCCCTCCTGTTGACCGCCTGCGCCAATGCGCCGACCGCCATGCCCTCGCTCGCCGACCGCCCGCCCATCGTCTTCGTGCACGGCAACGGCGACTCGGCCGCGCTGTGGCAGACCACGCTCTGGCGCTTCGAGTCGAACGGCTGGCCGCGCGCGCGACTGTTCGCCTTCGACCAGCCCCTGCCGCTGGCGCGCGACGACGACGCCGTGGCCCAGGCCGGGCGCAGCTCCACGGCGGAATCGGCCGCCTTCCTCAAGGAAAAGGTCGAGCAGGTGCTGCGCGCCACCGGCGCGACCCGGGTCGTGCTGATCGGCAACTCGCGCGGCGGCAACACCATCCGCAACTACGTGCAGAACGGCGGCGGCGCGGCCGTCGTCAGCCACGTGGTGCTCGGCGGCAACCCGGCGCACGGCATCTGGGCCGTGCCGGGCCTGCGCGAGAACAACGAGTTCTCGGGGCTGTCGCCCTTCATGCGGCAGCTCAACGCGCCCAAGGGCCCGAACGGCGACGAGGTGACGCCGGGCGTGAAGTGGCTGACGCTGCGCTCGGACAACAACGACAAGTACGCCCAGCCCGACGGCCTGTGGATCGGCTCGCCCGGCAAGCCGACGAACATCGGCTTCGACGGCCCGGCGCTCAAGGGCGCGACCAACACCGTGCTGCCGCGCGTGGACCACCGCGAGACCTCGTTCTCGCCCGCGGCCTTCGCGGCGACCTGGCGGTTCCTCACCGGCGAGGCGCCGCGCAGCCTGGAGATCGCGCGCGAGGCCAACGTGGTGCTCGACGGCCGCGCGATCGGCGCGGAGAACCAGTCGCTGGCCGGCGCGCAAGTGCTGGTGTACGCGGTCGATCCGGCCACCGGCCGGCGGCTCGGCGAGCCCGTGCACCGCAAGACCGTCGGTGCCGACGGCCGCTGGGGGCCCTTCAGCGCGCGCCCCGATGCGGCCTACGAATTCGTGCTCGACACGCAGGCCAGCGTCACCCACGTCTACCGCAGCCCGTTCCCGCGCGGCAGCAGCCTCGTGAACCTGCGGCTCGACCCGATCGTGCCGGCCGACGGCAGCGCCAACGCAGTCGCCGTCTTCACGCGGCCGCGCGGCTATTTCGACGCGCAGCGCGACACCATGCGCTTCGACGGCAAGAGCCCGCCGGCAGGGGTGCCGCCCAAGGGAGCCGGCGTGTCGAGCTCGCGCCTGCGCGAGACGGGCTCCGAGCCGCAGCGCGCGGTCACGGGCGAGTTCAATGGCGAGCGCCTCACGGGGCTCACCTGGCCCGCGGTCAAGGGCCATGTCACGGTGCTGGAACTGACCTACTGA
- a CDS encoding acyl-CoA dehydrogenase family protein has product MDFNFTDDQEQLRDAVRKWVDKGYDFERRRGIEAKGGFSREAWDELAELGLGGLYISEDDGGLGMGPVAGMVVMEELGRGIVLEPFAQTLIAGAVLGGYAGEALKKAWLPRIAGGEAIVVLAYQERKARYRLDVCEAKAVKAGESWSLTGAKSLVAIGDQADAYLVPAQADGKIALFLVERSASGVEARGYGTQDGSRAAEVVFDKADATLVTADGLAALEYAVDVGIAATCAEAVGVLDKTVDVTVDYMNQRKQFGVVISSFQALRHRVADMKMQLELARSMSYYATLKLNAPAAERRQALARAKYQLGVSMRFVGQNSVQLHGGIGVTDEYIGSHYFRKLTQLEMSFGDSFHHLGEVSARMQDTAGVFA; this is encoded by the coding sequence ATGGACTTCAATTTCACCGACGACCAGGAACAACTGCGCGACGCCGTCCGCAAATGGGTCGACAAGGGCTATGACTTCGAGCGCCGCCGCGGCATCGAAGCCAAGGGCGGCTTCTCGCGCGAGGCATGGGACGAACTGGCCGAACTCGGCCTCGGCGGCCTCTACATCTCCGAAGACGACGGCGGCCTGGGCATGGGCCCGGTGGCCGGCATGGTCGTGATGGAAGAGCTGGGCCGCGGCATCGTGCTCGAGCCCTTCGCGCAGACGCTGATCGCCGGCGCCGTGCTCGGCGGCTATGCGGGCGAGGCGCTCAAGAAGGCCTGGCTGCCGCGCATCGCGGGCGGCGAGGCCATCGTGGTGCTGGCCTACCAGGAGCGCAAGGCGCGCTACCGCCTCGACGTCTGCGAAGCCAAGGCCGTGAAGGCCGGCGAGAGCTGGAGCCTGACCGGCGCCAAGAGCCTGGTGGCCATCGGCGACCAGGCCGATGCCTACCTCGTGCCCGCCCAGGCCGACGGCAAGATCGCCCTGTTCCTGGTCGAGCGCAGCGCCAGCGGCGTGGAAGCGCGCGGCTACGGCACGCAGGACGGCAGCCGCGCCGCCGAGGTGGTGTTCGACAAGGCCGACGCCACGCTGGTCACGGCCGACGGCCTCGCGGCCCTCGAGTACGCGGTCGACGTCGGCATCGCCGCCACCTGCGCCGAAGCGGTGGGCGTGCTCGACAAGACGGTGGACGTGACGGTCGACTACATGAACCAGCGCAAGCAGTTCGGCGTGGTCATCTCGAGCTTCCAGGCGCTGCGCCACCGCGTCGCCGACATGAAGATGCAGCTCGAGCTCGCGCGCTCGATGAGCTACTACGCCACGCTCAAGCTCAACGCCCCCGCGGCCGAGCGGCGCCAGGCGCTGGCGCGCGCCAAGTACCAGCTCGGCGTGTCGATGCGCTTCGTGGGCCAGAACTCGGTGCAGCTGCACGGCGGCATCGGCGTGACCGACGAATACATCGGCAGCCACTACTTCCGCAAGCTCACGCAGCTCGAGATGAGCTTCGGCGACAGCTTCCACCACCTGGGCGAGGTGTCGGCGCGCATGCAGGACACGGCCGGCGTCTTCGCCTGA
- a CDS encoding acyl-CoA dehydrogenase family protein, which yields MDLSFTPEEQQFREEIRAWVKENLPKEISTKVHNALELTRDDMQTWAKILGKKGWLGYGWPKEFGGPGWTAVQRHLFEEETALAGAPRIVPFGPVMVAPVIMAFGNPEQQKRFLPGIASGEVWWSQGYSEPGSGSDLASLKTKAERQGDKYIVNGQKTWTTLGQYGDWMFNLVRTSSEGKPQTGISFLLLDMKSPGVTVRPIKLLDGGHEVNEVFFDNVEVPAENLIGEENKGWTYAKHLLSHERTNIADVNRAKRELERLKRIAKTEGVYDDARFRDEIARLEVDIVALEMMVLRVLSAATSGKNSLDVAGLLKIRGSEIQQRYSELMMLAGGPYALPLIREAMAAGWQGNFPGGNPALAPLSSTFFNMRKTTIYGGSNEVQRNIVAQTVLG from the coding sequence ATGGATTTGAGCTTCACGCCCGAAGAACAGCAGTTCCGCGAAGAGATTCGCGCATGGGTCAAAGAAAACCTTCCCAAGGAGATCTCCACCAAGGTCCACAACGCGCTGGAACTCACGCGCGACGATATGCAGACCTGGGCCAAGATCCTCGGCAAGAAGGGCTGGCTGGGCTACGGCTGGCCCAAGGAATTCGGCGGTCCCGGCTGGACCGCCGTGCAGCGCCACCTGTTCGAGGAAGAAACCGCGCTGGCCGGCGCGCCGCGCATCGTGCCCTTCGGCCCGGTGATGGTGGCCCCGGTCATCATGGCCTTCGGCAACCCCGAGCAGCAGAAGCGCTTCCTGCCCGGCATCGCCAGCGGCGAGGTCTGGTGGAGCCAGGGCTACAGCGAACCGGGCTCGGGCTCCGACCTCGCCTCGCTCAAGACCAAGGCCGAACGCCAGGGCGACAAGTACATCGTCAACGGCCAGAAGACCTGGACCACGCTCGGCCAGTACGGCGACTGGATGTTCAACCTCGTGCGCACCAGCAGCGAGGGCAAGCCCCAGACCGGCATCAGCTTCCTGCTGCTCGACATGAAGTCGCCCGGCGTCACCGTGCGCCCGATCAAGCTGCTCGACGGCGGCCACGAGGTCAACGAGGTGTTCTTCGACAACGTCGAGGTGCCGGCCGAGAACCTGATCGGCGAGGAGAACAAGGGCTGGACCTACGCCAAGCACCTGCTCTCGCACGAGCGCACCAACATCGCCGACGTCAACCGCGCCAAGCGCGAGCTCGAGCGCCTCAAGCGCATCGCGAAGACCGAGGGCGTGTACGACGACGCGCGCTTCCGCGACGAGATCGCCAGGCTCGAGGTCGACATCGTCGCGCTCGAGATGATGGTGCTGCGCGTGCTCTCGGCCGCCACCTCGGGCAAGAACTCGCTCGACGTGGCCGGCCTGCTCAAGATCCGCGGCAGCGAGATCCAGCAGCGCTACAGCGAACTGATGATGCTCGCGGGCGGCCCGTATGCGCTGCCGCTGATCCGCGAAGCCATGGCCGCCGGCTGGCAAGGCAACTTCCCGGGCGGCAACCCGGCGCTCGCGCCGCTGTCGTCGACCTTCTTCAACATGCGCAAGACCACCATCTACGGCGGCTCGAACGAAGTGCAACGCAACATCGTCGCGCAGACGGTTCTGGGCTGA
- a CDS encoding phosphoribosylglycinamide formyltransferase, with product MKNIVILISGGGSNMEAIVRAAARDRWAERFGARVAAVVSNKAEAGGLALARAQGIATAVVPHKDFESREAFDQALAAAVDAHAPALVVLAGFMRILTPGFVERYAGRLVNIHPSLLPAFPGLHTHQRAIDAGCKVAGVTVHQVTTELDHGPILAQAVVPVLPDDTAATLAGRVLAQEHQLYPRAIAQWLMDTSGHNP from the coding sequence ATGAAGAACATCGTGATCCTGATCTCCGGCGGCGGCTCCAACATGGAGGCCATCGTGCGCGCCGCGGCGCGCGACCGCTGGGCCGAGCGTTTCGGCGCGCGCGTCGCCGCCGTCGTCAGCAACAAGGCGGAGGCGGGCGGCCTGGCGCTGGCCCGGGCGCAGGGCATCGCGACCGCGGTGGTGCCGCACAAGGATTTCGAGAGCCGCGAAGCCTTCGACCAGGCGCTCGCCGCGGCGGTCGACGCGCATGCGCCGGCGCTGGTGGTGCTGGCGGGCTTCATGCGCATCCTGACGCCCGGCTTCGTCGAGCGCTATGCCGGGCGGCTGGTGAACATCCACCCCTCGCTGCTGCCGGCCTTCCCGGGCCTGCACACCCACCAGCGCGCGATCGACGCGGGCTGCAAGGTGGCGGGCGTCACGGTGCACCAGGTCACGACCGAGCTCGACCATGGCCCGATCCTGGCGCAGGCCGTGGTGCCGGTGCTGCCCGACGACACGGCGGCGACGCTCGCCGGCCGGGTGCTTGCCCAGGAGCACCAGTTGTATCCACGCGCCATTGCCCAGTGGCTGATGGATACATCAGGACACAATCCTTAA
- a CDS encoding peptidase inhibitor I78: MKTQSLLSTIAGAALMAGCAAPAPPPPAAPAPPPAPVFQCGADGARFAVGQQLTPQLEAAAKVRAGAGTVRVLRPGDAATTELDGGRLNLDVDARNRVTDVRCG, encoded by the coding sequence GTGAAAACCCAATCGCTACTGTCCACGATCGCCGGTGCCGCCCTGATGGCCGGCTGCGCCGCTCCGGCCCCGCCGCCGCCCGCCGCGCCGGCGCCGCCGCCCGCCCCGGTGTTCCAGTGCGGTGCCGACGGTGCCCGTTTCGCCGTGGGTCAGCAGCTCACGCCGCAGCTCGAAGCCGCCGCCAAGGTGCGCGCGGGCGCCGGCACGGTGCGCGTGCTCAGGCCTGGCGACGCCGCGACCACCGAACTCGATGGCGGGCGCCTGAACCTCGACGTCGACGCCCGCAACCGGGTGACGGACGTCCGCTGCGGCTGA
- a CDS encoding DUF1653 domain-containing protein, with protein sequence MTDDDLPPLIETPPGRYRHYKGGEYEVLGTVRHSETLEPMTLYRALYGARGLWVRPAAMFGETVDIDGRVQPRFARIDG encoded by the coding sequence GTGACCGACGACGACCTGCCGCCCCTGATCGAAACCCCGCCGGGCCGCTACCGCCACTACAAGGGCGGGGAATACGAGGTGCTGGGCACCGTGCGCCACAGCGAGACCCTGGAACCGATGACGCTCTACCGCGCGCTCTACGGCGCCCGCGGCCTGTGGGTGCGCCCGGCCGCGATGTTCGGCGAAACCGTGGACATCGACGGCCGCGTGCAGCCGCGCTTCGCGCGGATCGACGGCTGA
- a CDS encoding M48 family metalloprotease — MDRADFVHLVRLSEHASAQDSARYRRGVAAFAALGYLWVLACLGLAMGLIVWVAVSLGDGGFSVSRGWLLLFGLGLLWATVRALWVRFDEPDGLELSREDAPQLFEALDRIRGKIKGPPVHHVYLDDDFNASIRQVPRFGLFGGAVNSLSIGLPLLMMLDRRRLLSVLAHEYGHLRGNHGKLSAWIYRTRLSWLKLDANLQRNEGVMAIVSQAFFRWYFPRFAAKTFALARQDEYEADRISGRLLGTSVAAAALTEISIKASWYANEFWPWHWARAEREPLPPGPFAGLRECVATPPGPEFARQALREAMRRVSDLEDTHPVLRDRLEALRQKATVPAWSKRPALEMLVDGPRWIAHFDAQWRQAHAADWKQHHAHRSRIRERIAVLAARGERNTPDEWVEWADAERRLDTSAPVREHYERALRIAPEHPGALRGLAQMIPPTEREARLAVLERLHESGAASRWWAARNAVAVLENPDAGPHDEAGLKHWRGRLKEAEEAEARAWEELTETPCFAQIGRHDLNAHELDELRADLVRNLPVSRAWLVRKNLREFPWRRAFVVFVELPGLDDEERWQLCRQLEQTLSLPGVALVLWAGHSPTLEDIERQAFGAVWTRGA; from the coding sequence ATGGATCGCGCTGACTTTGTCCACCTCGTCCGGCTCAGCGAGCATGCCAGCGCACAGGACAGCGCGCGCTACCGCCGCGGCGTGGCGGCGTTCGCGGCCCTGGGCTATCTGTGGGTGCTGGCCTGCCTCGGGCTGGCGATGGGGCTGATCGTCTGGGTCGCCGTGTCGCTCGGCGATGGCGGGTTCAGCGTCTCGCGCGGCTGGCTGCTGCTGTTCGGGCTGGGCCTGCTGTGGGCCACGGTGCGCGCGCTGTGGGTGCGCTTCGACGAGCCGGACGGCCTGGAGCTCTCGCGCGAGGACGCGCCCCAGCTGTTCGAGGCGCTCGACCGCATCCGCGGCAAGATCAAGGGGCCGCCGGTCCATCACGTCTACCTCGACGACGATTTCAACGCCAGCATCCGCCAGGTGCCGCGCTTCGGGCTCTTCGGCGGCGCGGTCAATTCGCTGAGCATCGGGCTGCCGCTCTTGATGATGCTCGACCGGCGGCGGCTGCTGTCGGTGCTCGCGCACGAGTACGGCCACCTGCGCGGCAACCACGGCAAGCTCAGCGCCTGGATCTACCGCACGCGGCTGTCGTGGCTCAAGCTCGACGCCAACCTGCAGCGCAACGAAGGCGTGATGGCGATCGTCTCGCAGGCCTTCTTCCGCTGGTACTTTCCGCGCTTCGCGGCCAAGACCTTCGCGCTCGCGCGGCAGGACGAGTACGAGGCCGACCGCATCTCGGGCCGGCTGCTCGGCACCTCGGTCGCGGCCGCGGCGCTGACCGAGATCTCGATCAAGGCCAGCTGGTACGCCAACGAGTTCTGGCCCTGGCACTGGGCCCGGGCCGAGCGCGAGCCGCTGCCGCCGGGGCCGTTCGCGGGGCTGCGCGAATGCGTCGCGACGCCGCCGGGACCGGAGTTCGCGCGCCAGGCGCTGCGCGAGGCGATGCGCCGCGTCAGCGACCTGGAAGACACCCACCCGGTGCTGCGTGACCGGCTCGAGGCGCTGCGCCAGAAGGCGACGGTGCCGGCCTGGTCGAAGCGGCCGGCGCTCGAGATGCTGGTCGACGGCCCGCGCTGGATCGCGCACTTCGACGCCCAGTGGCGCCAGGCCCATGCCGCCGACTGGAAGCAGCACCACGCGCATCGCTCGCGCATCCGCGAGCGCATCGCGGTGCTGGCGGCGCGCGGCGAGCGCAACACGCCCGACGAATGGGTCGAATGGGCCGATGCCGAGCGTCGCCTCGACACCTCGGCGCCGGTGCGCGAGCACTACGAGCGCGCGCTGCGGATCGCGCCCGAACATCCGGGCGCGTTGCGCGGCCTGGCGCAGATGATTCCGCCGACCGAGCGCGAGGCGCGGCTCGCGGTGCTCGAGCGGCTGCACGAATCGGGCGCCGCCAGCCGCTGGTGGGCGGCGCGCAATGCGGTGGCGGTGCTCGAGAACCCCGATGCCGGTCCGCACGACGAGGCGGGCCTCAAGCACTGGCGCGGCCGCCTGAAGGAGGCCGAGGAGGCCGAGGCGCGCGCGTGGGAGGAACTGACCGAGACGCCGTGCTTCGCCCAGATCGGCCGCCACGACCTCAACGCGCACGAGCTCGACGAACTGCGGGCCGACCTCGTGCGCAACCTGCCGGTGTCGCGCGCCTGGCTGGTGCGCAAGAACCTGCGCGAGTTTCCGTGGCGGCGCGCCTTCGTCGTCTTCGTCGAGCTGCCGGGGCTGGACGACGAGGAGCGCTGGCAGCTGTGCCGCCAGCTCGAGCAGACGCTGAGCCTGCCCGGCGTGGCGCTGGTGCTGTGGGCCGGGCATTCGCCGACGCTGGAGGACATCGAGCGGCAGGCTTTCGGCGCCGTCTGGACACGCGGAGCCTGA
- a CDS encoding RsmB/NOP family class I SAM-dependent RNA methyltransferase: MHPKALLEATADLVGLVLKFDHPADQVVSRFFRDHREFGPRERATLAETVYTVLRKKLLFDHLSPSGSGPKERRMAILGFHGPRDFLKSALNDTEKRWLDNCDAVSEDDLLERHRHNLPEWLVAPLKSQLGDGFWPLVRSLQQPAPLDLRVNSLHDKRADVKAELAKAAIKSEATPYSPWGLRLEGKPALTKLDAFVRGAIEVQDEGSQLLALLLDAKRGEMVVDFCAGAGGKTLAIGAGMRNTGRLYAFDTSAHRLDALKPRLARSKLSNVHPAAIAHERDDRVKRLAGKIDRVLVDAPCSGLGTLRRNPDLKWRQSAKSVEELTVKQAAILQSAARLVKSGGRLVYATCSVLPEENEAIAEAFGAANPDFVPVDAAELLQGLKVEQGDSLVAGGADGRRYLRLWPHLHATDGFFAAVWNRK, from the coding sequence ATGCACCCCAAAGCCCTGTTGGAGGCCACCGCCGATCTGGTCGGCCTGGTCCTGAAATTCGATCACCCCGCCGACCAGGTGGTTTCGCGCTTCTTTCGCGACCACCGCGAGTTCGGTCCGCGCGAGCGCGCCACCCTGGCCGAGACGGTCTACACCGTGCTGCGCAAGAAGCTGCTGTTCGATCACCTCTCGCCCTCGGGCAGCGGCCCGAAGGAACGCCGGATGGCGATCCTGGGCTTCCACGGCCCGCGCGACTTCCTCAAGAGCGCGCTCAACGACACCGAGAAGCGCTGGCTCGACAACTGCGACGCCGTCAGCGAGGACGACCTGCTCGAACGCCATCGCCACAACCTGCCCGAATGGCTGGTGGCACCGCTCAAGAGCCAGCTCGGCGACGGTTTCTGGCCGCTGGTCCGGAGCCTGCAGCAGCCGGCGCCGCTCGATCTGCGCGTCAATTCCCTCCATGACAAGCGGGCCGATGTGAAGGCGGAGCTTGCCAAGGCTGCTATCAAATCGGAAGCAACGCCGTATTCGCCCTGGGGCCTGCGCCTCGAAGGCAAGCCCGCGCTGACCAAGCTCGACGCCTTCGTGCGCGGCGCCATCGAGGTGCAGGACGAGGGTTCGCAGCTGCTCGCGCTGCTGCTGGACGCCAAGCGCGGCGAGATGGTGGTCGATTTCTGCGCGGGCGCCGGCGGCAAGACGCTGGCGATCGGCGCGGGCATGCGCAACACCGGGCGGCTCTACGCCTTCGACACCTCGGCGCACCGCCTCGATGCGCTCAAGCCGCGGCTGGCGCGCAGCAAGCTCTCCAACGTGCATCCGGCCGCCATCGCGCACGAGCGCGACGACCGCGTGAAGCGGCTCGCGGGCAAGATCGACCGGGTTCTGGTCGATGCGCCCTGCTCGGGGCTCGGGACGCTGCGGCGCAATCCGGACCTCAAATGGCGCCAATCGGCCAAATCGGTGGAGGAACTGACCGTGAAGCAGGCGGCGATCCTGCAGAGCGCGGCCCGGCTGGTGAAGTCGGGCGGGCGGCTGGTCTACGCCACCTGCAGCGTGTTGCCCGAGGAGAACGAGGCCATCGCGGAGGCTTTCGGCGCCGCGAATCCCGATTTCGTGCCCGTGGACGCGGCGGAACTGCTGCAGGGCCTCAAGGTGGAGCAGGGCGACAGCCTGGTCGCGGGCGGTGCCGACGGACGGCGCTACCTGCGGCTGTGGCCCCACCTGCACGCCACCGACGGTTTCTTTGCCGCCGTGTGGAACCGCAAATAG
- a CDS encoding fatty acid desaturase, which translates to MLLPDSAILSAAIDWLGNGLWDLTWWQIVLYTLVTTHITIAAVTIFLHRTQTHRAMDLGPIPSHFFRFWLWIGTGMVTKEWVAIHRKHHAKCESEEDPHSPQVKGIEEVLWRGAELYRAESKNKETMERYGHGTPDDWIERNLYSRYSWQGVGLMLVLNLALFGTLGMAVWAVQMLWIPITAAGIINGIGHYWGYRNFEAPDASRNIMPWGLIIGGEELHNNHHTYPTSAKFSVKKYEFDIGWIYIQMMQKIGWAKVKKVPPKMLIGDIQPVANEKTLEAVIANRYEVMAGFAREMRRATQEEIAALKSKGADLSALKAAKRWMHRDDDKVPASARSHVVQARAAHPVLDKMATMREELRQLWLNTSHSREQLAADLAAWCHRAEASGIAGLREFSTRLRSARA; encoded by the coding sequence ATGTTGCTTCCTGACTCCGCCATCCTGAGTGCGGCCATCGACTGGCTCGGAAACGGCCTGTGGGATCTCACCTGGTGGCAGATCGTGCTGTACACGCTCGTCACCACGCACATCACGATCGCCGCCGTGACGATCTTCCTGCACCGGACGCAAACGCACCGGGCGATGGACCTCGGCCCGATCCCGTCGCATTTCTTCCGCTTCTGGCTCTGGATCGGCACCGGCATGGTGACGAAGGAGTGGGTCGCGATCCACCGCAAGCACCACGCCAAGTGCGAGAGCGAGGAAGATCCGCACAGCCCGCAGGTCAAGGGCATCGAGGAAGTGCTCTGGCGCGGCGCCGAGCTCTACCGCGCGGAGTCGAAGAACAAGGAAACGATGGAGCGCTACGGTCACGGCACGCCCGACGACTGGATCGAGCGCAACCTGTATTCGCGCTACAGCTGGCAGGGCGTGGGCCTGATGCTGGTGCTCAACCTGGCGCTGTTCGGCACGCTCGGCATGGCCGTGTGGGCGGTCCAGATGCTGTGGATCCCGATCACCGCCGCCGGCATCATCAACGGCATCGGCCACTACTGGGGCTACCGCAACTTCGAGGCGCCCGACGCCAGCCGCAACATCATGCCCTGGGGCCTGATCATCGGCGGCGAAGAGCTGCACAACAACCACCACACCTATCCGACCTCGGCCAAGTTCTCGGTCAAGAAGTACGAGTTCGACATCGGCTGGATCTACATCCAGATGATGCAGAAGATCGGCTGGGCCAAGGTCAAGAAGGTGCCGCCGAAGATGCTGATCGGCGACATCCAGCCCGTGGCTAACGAGAAGACGCTCGAGGCCGTGATCGCCAACCGCTACGAGGTGATGGCCGGTTTCGCGCGCGAGATGCGCCGCGCCACGCAAGAGGAAATCGCCGCGCTCAAGAGCAAGGGCGCCGACCTCTCGGCACTGAAGGCCGCCAAGCGCTGGATGCACCGCGACGACGACAAGGTGCCCGCGTCGGCCCGCTCGCACGTGGTGCAGGCCCGTGCCGCCCACCCGGTGCTCGACAAGATGGCGACCATGCGCGAAGAGCTGCGCCAGCTCTGGCTCAACACCTCGCACTCGCGCGAGCAGCTGGCGGCCGACCTGGCGGCCTGGTGCCATCGCGCGGAGGCCAGCGGCATCGCGGGCCTGCGTGAGTTCTCGACACGGCTGCGCTCGGCGCGCGCCTGA
- the rpmG gene encoding 50S ribosomal protein L33 has protein sequence MATSKGGREKIKLESTAGTGHFYTTSKNKKTMPEKMSIMKFDPKARKHVEYKEIKLK, from the coding sequence ATGGCAACGAGCAAAGGCGGACGCGAAAAGATCAAGCTGGAATCCACCGCGGGTACCGGCCACTTCTACACGACCAGCAAGAACAAGAAGACGATGCCTGAAAAGATGTCGATCATGAAGTTCGACCCGAAGGCACGCAAGCACGTCGAATACAAGGAAATCAAGCTGAAGTAA
- the rpmB gene encoding 50S ribosomal protein L28 has translation MARVCEVTGKGPMVGNNVSHANNKTKRRFLPNLQYRRFWVETENRWVRLRVSSAALRLIDKNGIDAVLADLRARGQA, from the coding sequence ATGGCACGCGTATGTGAAGTCACGGGCAAGGGCCCGATGGTGGGAAACAACGTTTCCCACGCCAACAACAAAACCAAGCGCCGGTTCCTGCCGAACCTGCAATACCGTCGTTTCTGGGTCGAAACGGAAAACCGCTGGGTTCGCCTGCGTGTTTCGAGCGCTGCCCTGCGCCTGATCGACAAGAACGGCATCGACGCCGTGCTCGCAGACCTGCGCGCACGCGGCCAAGCTTAA